From Oreochromis niloticus isolate F11D_XX linkage group LG1, O_niloticus_UMD_NMBU, whole genome shotgun sequence, a single genomic window includes:
- the LOC109202460 gene encoding uncharacterized protein LOC109202460 — MDGGGGGGGGGSRRGHARTHISDVIRATLVDHVINHGLTMREAGQRAHPHLSRFTVASVIRTFRLENRMTRRPGGGRQRLFTQQQELAVVDLVRADNAIRLHQLRKTILADRQVFNNINHVSITTIRRILGKHSITMKQLYRVPFERNSDRVKGLRAEYVRRILAMDGAAQPHEFIFIDEAGFDLCKTRRRGRNVIGQRAIVHMPGQRGGNITLCAAISLRGLLHHHAKLGPYNSQHISNTFLDALHNIVVQNRPDQPRFLVIWDNVSFHRAALVQAWFSNHNQLEVVYLPPYSPFLNPIEEFFSAWRWHVYDRQPHARMPLLQAMKQACGDIQVTAIHGWFRHARGYFPRCLAGEDIACDVDEVLWPDPNRRRDP, encoded by the exons atggatggaggaggaggaggaggaggaggagggagtcGAAGAGGCCATGCACGGACCCATATTTCTGATGTTATAAGAGCAACTTTGgtggaccatgtcatcaaccATGGCCTGACCATGAGGGAAGCTGGGCAGAGAGCCCACCCACATCTAAGCCGCTTCACAGTGGCATCTGTAATAAGAACATTCCGACTAGAAAACAG AATGACTCGAAGACCTGGGGGAGGACGCCAACGCCTGTTCACACAACAGCAGGAACTTGCCGTTGTGGACCTAGTGAGGGCAGACAATGCCATCCGTCTCCACCAGCTACGAAAGACAATACTTGCAGACAGGCAAGTGTTCAACAACATAAACCATGTAAGCATCACCACCATCAGACGCATCTTGGGAAAACACAGCATCACCATGAAGCAGCTCTACAGAGTCCCATTTGAGAGGAACAGTGACAGGGTCAAAGGACTTCGAGCTGAATATGTACGG AGAATCTTGGCCATGGATGGAGCTGCACAGCctcatgaattcattttcattgaTGAAGCTGGATTCGACCTGTGCAAAACAAGACGACGGGGTCGTAATGTAATTGGCCAAAGGGCAATTGTGCACATGCCAGGGCAGCGCGGGGGAAATATCACATTGTGTGCCGCCATAAGCCTTCGAGGGCTTCTGCATCATCATGCAAAACTAGGTCCATACAATAGCCAACATATTTCTAACACATTTCTAGATGCTCTCCATAATATAGTTGTACAGAACAGACCAGATCAGCCCAGGTTTTTGGTGATATGGGATAATGTCAGTTTCCATCGGGCTGCTCTGGTCCAGGCCTGGTTCTCCAACCACAATCAACTTGAAGTTGTATACTTGCCCCCTTACTCACCATTTTTAAACCCTATAGAGGAATTTTTTTCGGCTTGGAGATGGCATGTATATGACCGCCAACCACATGCCCGCATGCCTCTTCTGCAGGCAATGAAACAGGCCTGCGGCGACATTCAGGTGACAGCAATCCATGGATGGTTTCGACATGCAAGAGGATATTTTCCCCGGTGCCTAGCAGGAGAAGACATTGCTTGTGATGTTGATGAGGTCCTGTGGCCAGACCCCAACAGACGGCGGGATCCATGA